A DNA window from Canis lupus familiaris isolate Mischka breed German Shepherd chromosome 10, alternate assembly UU_Cfam_GSD_1.0, whole genome shotgun sequence contains the following coding sequences:
- the LOC119876714 gene encoding basic proline-rich protein-like has product MIQDRLFCHGNGDPLSKGSPRKGIPLYSSLRPLKARLRRLRVSSINPHPSSGRLPGLGGPSQAHRAPARPSPARHARGSAHPAPREAPRPPEAPLPSSRRCQDGPVPTDGGSHPPREPPRPPSAPGSPRPHPTRGGGAPPGDSFRVPHRRRLHQPGGSSASSQPPPPPPPPPPPPRASSAAPAPASPARPSADPPAPFPSRPAEQRAPRPRLGPSRKDAGVSSSPGATLRAAPQPVP; this is encoded by the coding sequence ATGATACAGGATCGTCTTTTCTGCCACGGAAACGGGGATCCCCTTAGTAAGGGATCCCCTCGGAAGGGGATCCCTCTTTATTCTTCCCTTCGGCCCCTAAAAGCCCGGCTCAGACGTCTCCGCGTCAGCTCCATCAACCCCCATCCCTCGAGTGGGAGACTCCCGGGGCTCGGCGGCCCGAGCCAAGCACACCGCGCTCCAGCCAGGCCCTCCCCTGCTCGCCACGCTCGAGGGAGCGCGCACCCCGCACCGAGGGAGGCACCGAGACCCCCGGAAGCCCCTCTACCTTCCTCTCGCCGCTGCCAGGACGGCCCAGTCCCCACAGACGGAGGGTCCCACCCGCCCAGGGAACCCCCTCGCCCACCCTCCGCACcgggcagcccccgcccccaccccacccgagGAGGTGGAGCCCCTCCCGGGGATTCCTTCCGAGTCCCCCACAGGAGGCGTCTCCACCAGCCGGGCGGCTCCTCCGCCTCctcgcagccgccgccgccgccgccgccgccgccgccgccgccgcgagcCTCCTCGGCCGCTCCCGCCCCCGCCAGCCCGGCCCGGCCTTCAGCCGACCCGccagcccccttcccctcccggCCCGCAGAGCAGcgagccccccgccccaggctggGTCCCAGCAGGAAAGACGCCGGAGTCAGCTCCTCGCCCGGGGCGACGCTCCGGGCTGCCCCGCAGCCTGTTCCCTGA
- the ATP5F1B gene encoding ATP synthase subunit beta, mitochondrial has translation MLGFVGRVAATSASGALRGLGPSPLPQVKVLLRASPAALQSARDYATQTSPSPKAGAATGRIVAVIGAVVDVQFDEGLPPILNALEVQGRETRLVLEVAQHLGESTVRTIAMDGTEGLVRGQKVLDSGAPIKIPVGPETLGRIMNVIGEPIDERGPIKTKQFAAIHAEAPEFVEMSVEQEILVTGIKVVDLLAPYAKGGKIGLFGGAGVGKTVLIMELINNVAKAHGGYSVFAGVGERTREGNDLYHEMIESGVINLKDATSKVALVYGQMNEPPGARARVALTGLTVAEYFRDQEGQDVLLFIDNIFRFTQAGSEVSALLGRIPSAVGYQPTLATDMGTMQERITTTKKGSITSVQAIYVPADDLTDPAPATTFAHLDATTVLSRAIAELGIYPAVDPLDSTSRIMDPNIVGNEHYDVARGVQKILQDYKSLQDIIAILGMDELSEEDKLTVSRARKIQRFLSQPFQVAEVFTGHMGKLVPLKETIKGFQQILAGEYDHLPEQAFYMVGPIEEAVAKADKLAEEHS, from the exons ATGTTGGGCTTTGTGGGTCGAGTGGCTGCTACCTCGGCCTCCGGGGCCTTACGGGGACTCGGCCCCTCGCCGCTACCCCAAGTCAAGGTCTTGCTGCGGGCCAGCCCGGCAGCGCTCCAGTCCG CCAGAGACTATGCCACCCAAACATCTCCTtcgccgaaggcaggcgctgccACCGGGCGCATCGTGGCGGTCATTGGTGCAGTGGTGGATGTCCAGTTTGATGAAGGACTACCACCCATCCTAAATGCCCTGGAAGTGCAAGGCAGGGAGACCAGGCTGGTTTTGGAGGTGGCCCAGCATTTGG GTGAAAGCACAGTGAGGACTATTGCCATGGATGGCACGGAAGGCTTGGTTAGAGGCCAGAAAGTCCTGGATTCTGGTGCACCAATCAAAATTCCTGTTGGTCCTGAGACCTTGGGCAGAATCATGAACGTCATTGGAGAACCTATTGATGAGAGAGGTCCCATCAAAACCAAACA ATTTGCAGCTATTCATGCTGAAGCCCCTGAGTTTGTGGAAATGAGTGTTGAGCAGGAAATTCTGGTAACTGGTATCAAGGTTGTGGATCTGCTGGCTCCCTATGCCAAGGGTGGCAAAATTG GGCTGTTTGGTGGTGCTGGAGTTGGCAAGACAGTACTGATCATGGAGTTAATCAACAATGTCGCCAAAGCCCATGGTGGTTACTCTGTGTTTGCTGGTGTTGGTGAAAGGACCCGTGAAGGCAATGACTTATACCATGAAATGATTGAGTCTGGTGTTATCAACTTAAAAGATGCTACCTCCAAG GTAGCGCTGGTGTACGGTCAAATGAATGAACCGCCTGGCGCTCGCGCCCGGGTGGCTCTGACTGGACTGACTGTTGCCGAATACTTCAGAGACCAAGAGGGTCAAGATGTACTGCTCTTTATCGATAACATTTTCCGCTTCACCCAGGCTGGCTCTGAG gtgTCTGCTTTATTGGGCAGGATCCCTTCTGCTGTGGGCTATCAGCCTACCTTGGCCACTGATATGGGTACCATGCAGGAAAGAATCACCACCACCAAGAAGGGATCTATTACCTCTGTACAG GCTATCTATGTGCCTGCTGATGACTTGACTGACCCTGCCCCTGCAACTACTTTTGCCCATTTGGATGCTACCACTGTGCTGTCCCGTGCTATTGCTGAGTTGGGCATCTATCCAGCAGTGGATCCTCTGGATTCTACCTCTCGAATCATGGATCCCAACATTGTTGGAAATGAGCATTATGATGTTGCTCGTGGGGTACAAAAGATTCTGCAG GACTACAAATCTCTCCAGGACATCATTGCCATCCTGGGTATGGATGAACTTTCTGAGGAAGACAAGTTGACTGTGTCCCGTGCACGGAAAATACAGCGTTTCTTGTCTCAGCCATTCCAAGTAGCTGAGGTTTTCACAGGTCATATGGGGAAGCTGGTACCTCTGAAGGAGACCATCAAAGGATTCCAGCAGATTTTGGCAG gtGAATATGACCATCTTCCAGAACAGGCCTTCTATATGGTGGGACCCATTGAAGAAGCTGTGGCAAAAGCTGACAAGCTGGCTGAAGAGCATTCATGA